Within Acidobacteriota bacterium, the genomic segment AGAAGGAGCGGGCGGTGCGGCTGGTGTTCGCGCTGCGCGAGGAGCTGGGGACCGATTTCGGGACGGTGAAGCGCATCGCTGATCAGCTGGGCTATGGCCCGGAGACGGTGCGCAAGTGGGTGGCCCAGGCCGAGATCGATGATGGGCTGCGTCCGGGGACGACGACGGCGGAGGCGGCTCGGATCCGTGAGCTGGAGCAGGAGAACCGGGAGCTGCGCCGAGCGAACGCGATCCTCAAGTCGGCGTCGGCTTTTTTCGCGGCGGAGCTCGACCGCCCACAACGCTGATGGTCAGCTACATCGATGCCCACCGGGGCGAGTTCGGGGTCGAGCCCATCTGCGAGGTGCTGCAGGTGGCCCCGTCGACCTACTACGCGGCGAAGTCCCGGCCGCCCTCCGCGAGAGCGCGACGTGACGCCGAGCTGGTCCCGGCCCTCGTCGAGCTCTGGGAGGCCAACTACCGGGCCTACGGGGCCCGCAAGCTCCACAAGGCCGCCCAACGAGCCGGCCTCGACATCGGCCGAGACCAGACCGCCCGACTGATGCGCCAGGCCGGCATCGAGGGCGTGCGCCGAGGACGTCGGCCTCGGACCACCAAGGCCGACGAGCGCGCACCGAGGTCCCCGGACCTCGTCGAACGAGACTTCACCGCCACCGCGCCCAACCGGCTCTGGGTCACCGACCTGACCTACGTGGCCACCTGGGCTGGTGTCGCCTACGTCTGCTTCATCATCGACGTGTACTCGCGAATGATCGTCGGCTGGCGGGTCGCGTCGAACATGCGAACCTCGATGGTCCTCGACGCCCTCGAGATGGCCCGCTGGTCCCGCGGCACACGTCTCGAAGGGCTGCGCTGCCACTCCGACGCGGGAGCGCAATTCACCAGCATCCGCTACGGCGAACGCCTCGCCGAGCTCGGAGCCACCCCATCGATCGGCTCGGTCGGCGACAGCTACGACAACGCGCTCGCGGAGACCGTCAACGGCTACTACAAGGCCGAGCTCATCCGCGGCCCCGGCCAAGGACCCTGGCGCACCGTCGAGGACGTCGAGCTCGCCACCCTCGGCTGGGTCCACTGGCACAACACCGAACGCCTCCATGGCTACCTCGGCGACGTGCCACCGGCCGAGTTCGAGACCGCCTACCGTGTCCCACACCCCGACCACGACCTGGTCGAAAACCAATAGCCCGAGCCTCCATCAGACCCAGGGCGGTTCACACACACCTATCCACAGGCCGGCCGGCAGGTTGGGCTTGGCGTTTCGGGCGATTCGTCGTATGTCGTGGACAGCGGCGGGAGGTTCTTGCGTCAACCAGTACCTCTCGTTCAGCGCGCCCTGCCAGTCGGGTCCGCTCCCCGCTGACCACGAACAAGGAAGAAGGGAGGTCCACCATGTCCAAGGAAGTCAAGGCCACCGGCCGTCAGCGGGAGCGACCCGATCTGACCAAGCTGGCCACCGCACTCATGCTCCTGCTGCAGGAGACCAAGCAGGACGACGACCAGGGCGAGTCGCCGCAGGAGCCAGCCGCATGATCGGCCTGCTGCTCGTCCTCATCACCAGCGGCGCCGCCGTGCTGGGTGGTGTCGTTGTTCTGCGAGCACTCGACGTCGCCGAACAGCGCTCCACCCTCGTCCAGCTCGATCTGCGGTTCCCGGCGGGCACCGAAGCCGCGCAGCTCGAGGCGTTCCTGGGCGCGGTGTCGGGGATGTTGCCGCCGTGGTGGCGGCGCTGGCACCACCTGCCCTTCGTGGGCATCGAGGTGGAGGCCACCGACGCCGGCATCGCCCATCGGCTGCTCGTGCCCCGGGCCAGCCTGCGGACCATCGCGGCGGCCCTGGCGGCCCATCTGCCCGATGTCAGCTACCGGGTCACTGGGCTCGACAACCGGCTTGAGCTTCGCCGTGGCGTCGAGTATCGGCTTACCAACGGCGAGCGCAGTCTCGATGTGGAGCCGGCGGTGCAGTCCGGTCAGCTCTTGGCGGCCATGCAGCCCCTGGGCCGCGGCGAACGTGTCGTGCTGCAGGCGCTGCTGGCACCGGCCCGACCGGTGCCGCCGGCTCGTCTGGCGACCGCTGGTGAGCGGGACGGTTCCATCCGTCTCGACGACGGCGTGCTGGTGACGAGCGAAGCGGTCACGGCCCTGAAGAAGAAGCAGGCCAAGCCACTGCTGCTGACCTCGCTGCGACTCGGCAGCCAGGCCAACACGACTACCCGCGAGCG encodes:
- a CDS encoding IS3 family transposase (programmed frameshift); protein product: MPEERSPGRPTTRRYSPAEKERAVRLVFALREELGTDFGTVKRIADQLGYGPETVRKWVAQAEIDDGLRPGTTTAEAARIRELEQENRELRRANAILKSASAFFRGGARPPTTLMVSYIDAHRGEFGVEPICEVLQVAPSTYYAAKSRPPSARARRDAELVPALVELWEANYRAYGARKLHKAAQRAGLDIGRDQTARLMRQAGIEGVRRGRRPRTTKADERAPRSPDLVERDFTATAPNRLWVTDLTYVATWAGVAYVCFIIDVYSRMIVGWRVASNMRTSMVLDALEMARWSRGTRLEGLRCHSDAGAQFTSIRYGERLAELGATPSIGSVGDSYDNALAETVNGYYKAELIRGPGQGPWRTVEDVELATLGWVHWHNTERLHGYLGDVPPAEFETAYRVPHPDHDLVENQ